The segment TCCTGGCCGCCGTCTGGTACTGGCTTTCCAGCCGCACCGCTACAGCCGCACGCGCGACCTGTTCGAGGATTTCGTCAAGGTGCTGGGCGCGCCCGACGTGCTGCTCTTGTCCGAAGTCTATGCGGCGGGCGAAGCGCCCATCGTCGCCGCTGACGGCCGCGCCCTGGCGCATGCGCTGCGCGCGCGCGGCAAGATCGAACCGATTTTCGTCGAGTCCATGACGGACATGGCCGACACCATCATGAGCGTGGCGCGCGACGGCGACGTCGTGCTGACCATGGGAGCCGGCTCGATCAGCGGCATCCCGAATCAACTGACAACGTATCCATCCAACACTGTAAAGGCCTGATGTGAACCAAGCTTCAGCTATCGACGTAAAACAATTGGGCAAGGTCGGCGTCCTGTTCGGCGGCAGCTCGGCCGAGCGCGAAGTGTCGCTGATGTCCGGCACGGGCGTGCTGGCCGCTTTGAAAAGCCGCGGCGTGGACGCGCACGCGTTCGACACGGGCGAACGCAGCCTGGCCGAACTGGCCGCTGAAAAATTCGACCGCGTCTTTATCGCGCTGCACGGCCGCTTCGGCGAAGACGGCAGCCTGCAGGGCGCGCTGGAGCAGCTGGGCATTCCCTACACGGGCAGCGGCGTGATGGCCTGCGCGGTGGGCATGGACAAGGTCTACACCAAGATGATCTGGCTGATGCACGAGCTGCCGACGCCGAAGTACGCGGTGCTCGATGACAGTTCCGACCTGGCCAAGGTGGCCGCGGAACTGGGCTTGCCGCTGATCGTCAAGCCACCGCATGAAGGTTCGAGCATCGGCATCACGACGGTCAACGAGGCATCGGCCTTCCAGGCGGCCTACGACATCGCCGCCGGTCTCGATGATGCCGTGCTGGCTGAGGAATTCATCAGGGGCCGCGAATTCACCGTCGCGATCCTGGGCAAGGGCGCCACGGCGCGCGCGTTGCCGCCGATTGAAATCGTCGCGCCGCAAGGCAATTACGACTACCAGAACAAGTACTTCACGGACGACACGCAGTATTTCTGCCCGCCGCAGCTGGACCCGGCGATCGTGGCGGAGATGGAACGCATCGCCGTGGCAGCCTACCGCGCTCTCGGCTGCGAAGGCTGGGGACGGGTCGACGTGCTGATGCGCGCGGCCGACAGCAAGCTGTTTCTGCTGGAAGTGAACACCTCGCCAGGCATGACGGGACATTCGCTCGTGCCGATGGCGGCGCGCGCGGTGGGCATCAGCTATGAAGACCTGTGCCTGGAAATCGCCGCTGGCGCGCGTTTGAAAATGCACAAGGGACAGCACTGATATGTGGCATGACGCTAAAAGCCTCAATACGACTGCCAACGGCTTGCTGGCCGCGGTTCTGGTCGTGTGCGTGGCAGCCGGCGTCTGGTGGGTGTCGCAGCGTCCCATGTTCGACCTGCGCACGATCAAGGTGGAAAGCGCGGACGACAAGGGCCTGCGCCACGTGAATTACCTGACCCTGCGCAGCGGCACCTTGGGCCGCATCAAGGGCAATTTTTTCACGACCAACCTCGATAGCGTGCGCGGCGTGTTCGAATCGGTACCCTGGGTACGCCGTGCCAGCGTGCGGCGCGAGTGGCCGAACCAGCTGATCGTGGCGCTGGAAGAACACGAAGCGCTGGGCACCTGGGGCGAGGATGGACGCCTGCTGTCGGTCAAGGGCGACGTGTTTACGGCGAACGTGGCCGAAGCGGAAGACGACCATGAATTGCCGGCGTTTGCCGGCCCCGATGGCAGCGAGAAGGAAGTACTGGCCACCTACGTGCAGCTGGCGAAGTGGTTTGCGCCGCTGAAGATGGTGCCGGAAACCCTGTCGTTGTCGAGCCGCTATGCGTGGACGGTGAAACTGAATAACGGCATGAGCGTGGCGCTGGGGCGCGAGCAGAATCATACGACCCTGAAGGCGCGGGTCGACCGGCTGGTGGGTATCTATCCGCAACTGGCGAGCCGGCTGGAAAATATCGACACGATCGATATGCGCTACCAGAATGGCCTGGCGCTCAGTTCCGCCGGCCTGGTGATACCGGCCGAAGGCAAGGATGGCAAGCCAGTGATGAAGAAGAAAAACAGCAGTCCGATTAAAAAACCGACTTAACTTAATAATTTATAGCCCATACATTAGGCGACAGAAATGACAAAAGACGCGAAAAACCTGATCGTCGGCCTCGACATCGGCACCTCGAAAGTGGTGGCGGTGGTAGCCGAAGTGATGTCCGACGGGCGCCACGAA is part of the Janthinobacterium sp. 67 genome and harbors:
- a CDS encoding D-alanine--D-alanine ligase — translated: MNQASAIDVKQLGKVGVLFGGSSAEREVSLMSGTGVLAALKSRGVDAHAFDTGERSLAELAAEKFDRVFIALHGRFGEDGSLQGALEQLGIPYTGSGVMACAVGMDKVYTKMIWLMHELPTPKYAVLDDSSDLAKVAAELGLPLIVKPPHEGSSIGITTVNEASAFQAAYDIAAGLDDAVLAEEFIRGREFTVAILGKGATARALPPIEIVAPQGNYDYQNKYFTDDTQYFCPPQLDPAIVAEMERIAVAAYRALGCEGWGRVDVLMRAADSKLFLLEVNTSPGMTGHSLVPMAARAVGISYEDLCLEIAAGARLKMHKGQH
- a CDS encoding cell division protein FtsQ/DivIB, encoding MWHDAKSLNTTANGLLAAVLVVCVAAGVWWVSQRPMFDLRTIKVESADDKGLRHVNYLTLRSGTLGRIKGNFFTTNLDSVRGVFESVPWVRRASVRREWPNQLIVALEEHEALGTWGEDGRLLSVKGDVFTANVAEAEDDHELPAFAGPDGSEKEVLATYVQLAKWFAPLKMVPETLSLSSRYAWTVKLNNGMSVALGREQNHTTLKARVDRLVGIYPQLASRLENIDTIDMRYQNGLALSSAGLVIPAEGKDGKPVMKKKNSSPIKKPT